GACTATCAAGTCTAGGGTTCGATCTTGGGCTGTGCGAATGGAGAAACATTTGTTAGGAGAGATCTACCCACTTAATGAGATCTTAGAGCCTcagaacatcatttgttttcacCAATTTTGCTGTGACTGATACTATGATCTCATAAACAGCTTGGACTGGTCATATAAGGTTCATAAACAGCTTGGACTGGTCATATAAGGTTCAACTGGTCAATTCTTATACCTATTCTTGAAATGCATGATATAACACAAATGTATTCTTACAGGGGTGGGGGATTCTTATACTTTCAAGCAACCAGTCCCAAAAAATTTATGATATTGGGTAAGACCACAttaaatggttttatattattatttctaacaatATTAATGACACTTGCGGAAGTTTTCAGTTTATAGCTTGGAGAGATGAAATTGAGCGTGTTCATAGAATGTCAGAATGTGTTGAAACTAAATCTTAGAGCAAGAGTCTTCCACTTAGCAACAAAGCAAGACTTCGAAAAGAGAAAGCATGTGGCAAATGAGAGAAGCAATTTATAATGAGGAAGATGTAGGGCATACGTGTAACTATTTTAAGCGACAATACAAATTTAACCGTGCCAAAATTAGCTTGTTTTAAATCTTAGAATAAGTTTTACTTGAAATATATTGAAGCAGGGTTTTCGTTTAATCGGGTTTTCGTTTACTTGAAAAAGCAGAATCCATTGCTAGAAAAACAAATACAAAAGTTAATTGTACAACTTCAATTAGCAAAACACTAAAGTCCCCAAAAAGGAGAACATCTACATTCCTTAAGcatataatctttttttttcttcaagaaaaagagaagaatgAATGTAAACCAAGTGCACCTACAAAATCCAACTAAGCACAAAATTTATCTGTGGTGAGAATAATAGGTCGCCCCTTTCAAGTTGTGCGTGCAACCATTCAAGTGTCTCGCCTTGTCCTTCTACGCGGAGCGTTAGATGTATCCTCCTTCTCTTTGTTTTCGTCATTCTCTCCACTAGCTTGGTTAGTGGAAGCTTCTGGGCgttctgttttcttcttctccacCACCTTTGGCTGCACCAGAAGAAGAGACTTGGTTATAAGATTAACATAAAGTCATAAATACCTCcatgaaagaaaaacaaataatcaATGGACAAGATTCACTATTCAGTAGTCAATACTCACAGCAGGTTTCTTCCCACCAAAAATGAGCCTGAAGAAAATGGTCAGGAAGACGACCACAATGGCTACAATAGCTCCAATAGTTAGATTTGGTTGCTTCTCGGCCTTTTCAATGAGATCCTGTATAGAAGCATAAAGTTAGCTCATATTCCACTAACTGAAATATAATTGATACCAAAAGAGAGGAGATGTAAATTTTAGAGTTTGAGACTTCGGTACTTACATATATCTTAGGTCTGTGTTCACTGAGGAAGGGAATGTCTGCAATCTTGTACAAGAGGTCAAATACCTTCTTCTGCAAGGTCAAAATTAGGATCATAATTAGAAAGAAGATTTTGATCGAAAAGTGCAACAGGAGTGAAATAGAGTTAAGGCAAAGGCTGCAAAATTCTTGCATTACCTGGAGTCCTGCAATACCATCTGATGCGGTTTCCGCGGACTCTTCAGccttttgtttctctttctcaATGGTAAACTTGGGCTTCCATGTTGTCTCCCGATAGGACTCTGCGATCTTATCATCTTTAACTATCAGAATATTGTCAAATAGTATGCCATCTTGCATTGTCCAAATCTCAATGCCAATAGCAGCAATAGGCTCAAAATCAGGTTTCTCAAGTTCAAAGTATTCAGGGTTTGGAATCTCTTGAGGCTTCCAAATACCCTTATAACTGGGATTATCAATGAGGGGAGCGCTCCATTTTCCCTTATAAGCTGGATTCCTCTTGGTTGGTCTCTTCCACTCACCACAACCAGGGGCTGCTTCACACTTTGGGTTATCAATCTTTGGGGCTTCCCATTCACCATCCTCTTCCTCATCCCAATCTTCTGGTTTTGTTGCATCTGGGTCATCtacttcctctggctcatcatCTAACCATCCTTCAGGTTTCTccgcttcttcatcttcaatttcCATGGGTGCATCCTCATCCCAGTCCTCTGGCTTCACAGCATCTGGGTCGGGAATTTTGGCTCTCTCATCCCAGTCCTCAGGTTTCTTGTCATCAGGATCTGGGATTGTCTTGGAAGGGATTAGAGAAGGCTCAAAATCCTCAGAAGATAAGATATTTGCCTTTTTCTTCTCCTCCCCGTCAATCAAAATGCTCAACTCATTATCAGGCTTCAGAATAGCAGTGTACACGTGAGATAGTTTGTCCAATGGGACAGAAGGGGGGAACTTGAGATGGTGTTCAACATACTTTCCAGTCTTTGGATTCTTATGCCTGAAAATGAAATGCACTTTGTTTGTAGCCCCACACTTATCAGGACCAAACATGATAGAATATGGAGATTCATTATCGAATTCCTTGGCTTTCCACCCGCTATCCTGGGTTTGAAGATATTTAATATAAGCACCACCACATTCTAGTCCATTCTGGAGGCGAGTCTCAAACTGAAGAACAACTACTCCATCCTTAAAGTTGACAGGTGCATCAAGTTCTTTAACTATAGCATATTTCTTTGCTGGTTCGCTAACGAGAAGTCCATGATCATCATGCCCCTCACTCTTAGCATGCTTCCAGACACCTAAAACccaaattacaaaaaaaaaacaattaatctAATGTTGGGGATTAAAATATCTATCTGACCATGAGGGGATATGGGTCTGGGTAGATTGCAAGAGGTGTTAAGTTCAAACCTACAAGTTTATTGTACCAGCAACAAAAATATACTCTATGGCTTCAAATATGCACCAAGAAtgaagaattaaaataaaacaaagaatGTAATGGAAAAATATCAATAACTCAATTTTAATGGCTTTGTGTAACAAGACATttaaatctaataatctaataatataaataagtgAACACATTTTCACATTTTATCATATCAAAGTACTATACTAGGATACTACCAACCGagcaatttaaaatatttatccaTTCCTCTACAATATGGTTGGACACTACTAGAAGTAGTAATGAATCAACTCCTAATCATCGCAAACTAAATCCTGGTTAGCAACTGCAAAAACATTCCAGGGTTATGTGATTAATAACCCTTTTGCTTAATCCACGAGCACAGATGAAACACAGGAGTCAAACGTTTATCTAACAGATTTCCATACTATATGTACAGCATTAATTACAtccttaattaattataatCTGCTGAAACACTAACACATTCACTAATAACAGATTCGATTACTTCACTAAATTACTATATTTACATCCTTAATTAATGACTGTATAATAGTAACTGATGAATCTGTCAATTCAATACCAATTACATTGTCAACAGATCCTCAACATTGCAACCGTAATCATTCTAATTTCTACACAGTTAGCAATACCAATTACATCAACGTTAACACAGTTATGAAGCAAAACAAGAATCAAACAGGAAACTACACCATTGATCTACGCGTGCATGAACAGAATTGAGACAAAATGTTAGATTGATTATATACCTTGGTACTCATCCTTGTTTGACACAATCCAACGCCCGTCAAAATCCTCATCAAACGACTCGTAGAAGATCTAAACAAAACAAGCATTCACGAATCAGAGATCCATCAATCAATcacagaaaaacaaaattgaaatcaaaacaaaaattacCGCGTCTACGGCATCATCGGAAGCGCGAACGAActgcaaagaagaagaagcaatgaAGACGAAGAAGAGAACGAGAAGCGATGAAGCTACAGGGAAACCGTTTCGTTCTCCCATTGCGATTTTCGCTTTCGCTCTGAAACCCTAACCGTTTTGGTGAAGTGAAATCTGAAATGGTTTGTTGAGTTGTGAGATCTATATAGAGCTTCTCGCTCTTGGAAGAAGAGTGTGTGACACCATCGTTTCCTTTTTCTCTGTGCAGATCTACAACTTCGACCTGTTTCCACCAATGACATTGCGCGCCACGTGACAGAACCCAATCAGTGTTTGCCACGTTGCGGTTTTGCGTCATTTCCCTCTCATACCGTACGTGTAATGTCCAAATCGACTCAATTTGACTGGGCTTTTTTCAGGCCCATGGGCCCTTTGATGTTAACTACGTGCAATGGTATCTCATCAGCGACAAAAAAAAGTCTCTTATCAATATtagtttctttttcttattACCTTTTATTTGTTGATACTTGTGGATGTGTTAGTCCTCCTCATATTCACATGATCATATATTAAGGTAAataattaccaaaaaaaatatattaaggtAAATGATTCGACTAATCCGGTCAAATCACCCAACAGGATGTTGAATAAGGAGAAAACAGTTGAACTCTGGCTGGAATGGAGGTGAGAGACCTTTAGTAGAGGGGTAATTGTAGTTGTCCATCTTGTCCAAGCCTAGGAGGGGTCTTTGTAAAGACACTTCAATACCTAAGTCAGTGATCAGAGGAGTTAAGACTTAGGTTAAGATTATCGTACCTCCTTCAAGGTTGAGTTTTTCCTTTTACACACGTGTGAACGTGAGTGGACCTTCGTAGATGATAATGAGTGCTTAGCTTCTGAATGAATCTTGACCATTCATTCTTTCGCTGTCCCCAAAGACTGATGGCCAAGGGTTCCTCGGAAACGAGAATTGGGTCTTGAGCTCCTTGCCTACGCATGTAGCTAGGTTAAGGGGGCTCTTGATGGGAAATGATGAGGTGAATTGTATCTTGAGAGTGGTCCCAAGGAGGGAGCGATCGCGCAAGAATTTTTCTAGGGTGACCATGATTCGAGGGGTGGTTGATCCGAGGCGGATCTCACTCGTTAAGAGAATGGTCGTTATTGACTTAATCGCCAGAGGTATGGCGTAGGAAGGTTAACTGGGTCAATGAGCTAATTGAGTCATCCCCCGGAACAATAGTCGAGAGGTAGAGTGTTGCTTCCCAATGAAAAAGTGGTCGTCATTGACTTGATCGTTAGAAGGGTGGTCATCGGAGGGTTGACTGGGTCAATATGTTGGCGAAGTCATCCCATAATAGTCAGCATTGAATGATGTATtatgtactccctccggtcctatttataagcagcaaaaaaaaaatctcatagtttaagaaatgtagttaaactagataaaatgcattaaatatgtcttgaatcaaaataaacttccaaaattaccctttgttattagtgttggaaagtgggaaagagagagaataattaatgagacacattttacaagctagaattaataagggcatcattggaaaaaaataattaatatagctcaaactttcatttggttcttataaaaaggaccaagatttttcttctctttcatgcttataaataggaccggagggagtaccatATATGTATGTCTCGGTGAGCGGTGTAAAGAAATAATTGTTCTCTTTATATTCATGTGTGTTTCTTAaatactccatccgttcctatttataagaaccaaactaACATTTCACGCCACTTAAGAAAGTGGTTGGTAGTATTAAAACTACTTATCATTAATGAGTTGCATagtggaaagaaagagaaacctctattaaatgagggtattgttgccaaaaaataattaatgcatcttgaaatttgaattggttcttataaaaaggacaaaGCTACAcccttcatttggttcttataaataggaacggagggagtataaagtACAAGAACAAGAGTCACACTTAATATGATTATAATGGAAGAAATAAATGCTAgaataaaactaattaaaaaataaaataaataaaacaatcaaatcctataattatatgatatcatattaattataaaataagaATTAAAGGGATATGCACTCAGTGTAAACACattttacacagtcattcaattgaattctgccacatcataaaatatatctttgttttaattaaaatttagaaTAAAAGTTTTTATTCCTCCTACGTGGCATGTTGTGAttggttgtcagtgtaaaactgttttacaccgagagtgcatatccattaaactcataaaataattaaaaaggtaataaatcaaaaaaaaattaaaatcaataatTTGATGTCGATAAAAGTAGTGGTCTAAAGGAGTGATATTTAATCTAAGCATCGTGTCTTTTTTTTATGGCAAAAATTGAAAACCGCAAATATATCCGCTAATAAAGTTGAATTGACAAAAATGGGGAATCATCCCACCCACCACCAACAGGTATTAGAATCCTAAAGACTAAAGAGGTTAACAAGTATTGCCCCCCTCTAGCATCACCTTATGCTGAATAAAGACAGAAAATGGATCATATTAAAGACAGAAAATAATTTGCCTATGCCtttagaaaattaataaattaaaaatcaaaacgTGGACGGCAGGATTCGAACCTGCGCGGGCAAAGCCCACATGATTTCTAGTCATGCCCGATAACCACTCCGGCACGTCCAcctttttgttgttattttctcTAACGAGAATCTATTTAAAGTAAACTATATGCATGTCAAATAAGGTTTTTATTTATCCACATTATATTGAATGTAATAAAATCATAAACCTCGAGCATTAAAATAATAATCTTAATcttcattaatttattttataagaaCCGATTTTTCCCTTGCCTATTTTAAGAAATAAACTATTTAAATGTTagctttttaatttaaaatgtcAATATTTCTTACTTTCTTTTCATCCACCCCGTATTGTTTAATTACATTTCTattcttttttaaattaaaaaatacaaaaaaatattatcatcAAAGATAAATATCTAACAAATTTCAAGAAAAGGGTAAAACATAGTAATAAGAACAAGAAAATTGATTTTTGCGCAACTACCGGTAAATTTTACCACAATATTCTTATAAACTCACTCAAATTAACTGTAGCCTATTCAACTTGCAACACATCAAAATCGAAACCTAGTTGGACAATTGCAGTTGTGGTTGTGTGTTATTTCCTACCCATCAAAACTGAAACCTTTGGTTAAAATTCGCATGAACCCGACTAATGGACACCCCTAGCCACACCACGGGGTTTACATGAAGTCATGAACACAAAAAGCAGGTAAAGTTTCCTTGTTAAAGAAACGCTAGCAACATGAGAACGTGCCTGAAATAGTAATTGCAattcttctcattttcaattcttAAGTGAAGTAACAATTAGGAACAACTTTTTGGTTGAAGTCCATACTAGATAAGGTATTATGAAGATTTCCCATCAAAATTGTTATAAAAAAGGACTTACCTTATTTGGCTCCATAGTGGAAGAAAGTTGTAGGGGTGACAGCTTCACGAACACCAAGCTCATAAGGCTTCGCGACGAGGATGACTACTTCCAACGATAGTGGCTTCCTCGCAGTGCGGCCAGTAGAGGCGTTTAGAGAGAGTGAAGGTTGAATCATGAATGGGTGTCTAAAAAGATGAGCACGGGGGATTtgagggagaggagaggaagagctGAGGGACGAGGATGAGGAAGGTTTGGGGGCAACACGAATGACAATGAAAGAGAGAGTGAGGTTGGGGACGACCTTAAACCTCAGCAAATTGATTTGCAGGTCACGGATGGCACTTCTAGTGTCCGTCAAGCCGACTCAACATTATAAATCGTTTGACGTCTGCCATTTGAGTGGACTTAGTCGACACTACATTTAAGTCATATGAAACATTATTTTTAAACTTTATGACGACTTTGTGTCTGCTAAGTCAATGTTAGTTAGCGTCGATATCGCGTCGGCATTAAGTGTTGCAACTTAAAACACGCTTTCTTATAGATGAATGCAGATTTTTATTTGCACGCCCTTGCTCATCCACATGCAGTGGAAGACAGAGGCCATGGGCCTGAATCGTCTTTTTGAACCATCGCACATCTCGCACAATGGTGTGCTCTTATCGCTGAGGTCATATTTATGGTGGTTGGTGGTCCGTAGGGTTAAATTATGGTTTAGTCAATGACAAAGTGAGATTATGCAATTGGATTTGTGAATGGTCCGTTCGCATATGGTATCACCCAATTATAGGTTTGTGATTGTTTTGTTGGTGAGAGATGTCGCTACATATGATCCAAATTGGGAAGATCATGTAATATTCTTCTATGATTTTTGATTGAACAGAAggtaaaatgaaataaatttgattttgaaatttgtaGGTTGCTTTAGAAATTTATGGAAGTCTCTGTCAAAGATTTAAAATTACATGAACCATGTGTGTTAAAAGAAACATAACATAGACAATCACAAGCATTCAACAATAACACATACTGTAGCAGTACTTATTTGAGACTAAAGAACAAACTGGGTAACATGCACCATGTGAATGACCGACTTCACGAGCAGCTCGATGAATTGAATCTGGAAGAAAGGCGTTACCTTCCCTTTGCCATCATGACTTGCCTTCTTTTCCTGCATCGATCTCTCTTCGAATCAGGTAACAAGAAGCGAGTAGCATAGTTTGCAAAAATAAGTGCACTTCgttacatcttcatcttcattcccTTCTTTCTCCATATCGATCCTGATCACTGTTAGCTTATAGATGGATTGCACTGAGAAGGCAAAGACACTTGGTTGGAATACCTTCCATTAATTTTCAATATATAATGGTTATAAAAGCACATCAAAGATCAACAAAGATTAGAAGaattaaggcttaaataagtttttggtccctgacCTTTAGTAAAtacttggttttcgtccctcgccggagtaaaggtgggtattagtccctaacctttgtcaaaatgtttggttttggtccctccggagctctgggtcaacgccggagctccagTGGCTCATGTGGCATGACCACgtgggattaatgaggccatgtggatttttttatttatttttcatttaaattcttaaaaaaaggaaattaaccTCTGTAATTAAAACCTAATTTACTAATTTAATCCCTCacctaattattaattataaatctCTTCATGTCCACATCTTTCATCAAAAACCCAgattttgttcttcatccatctcttccttcttttcttcatcttcccttTCACATACCTACACAAACCCACTCACCTAATTGAACACAGATTGAAACAAGAAACACTGAACTGAACAAGGTTACCCagaaattttccaaatttttgttgtgtttgctttgtttttataaTCAATTGATTATCCATCAACAAAGGTGCACAACCTTTGAATCCTCCAATTTGAATCCTACCACCTGCTCTCACAACAAGCATCACAACCATCAGTACAAGCCACGTACAAGCCAAGAGAACTGATGAGAAAACCTACATCTGAAAATCCAGCCTACCAACCTTCTTCATAGACATATCAAAGTACCACCACGACCTTTGGGGAAAATGACGAGATCTGGAGCGGCGGCGGCGAGATCTCAATTCCCCAGATCCCTTAACCTTTTCTCCTCCTTCTGCATCTGGCGCCGGCGACGACGAGATATGATGGAGCGACAATTCTTTCTCACGTGAAGGCTATGAATTGCATAAATCCATCAAAGGAACCACCTTGATACCATGAGAGGCCCATATTTTTCAAGATCTGTTTGAATTTTTTAGTGAGGGTGAGGGGGTTTTAGTGAGTTGTAGATCTGGAGGAAGGAATCGTCGTCGATCTGGTCTCCGAAGGAACCATCTTCGATCTGGAGAGTGCTCGCTGTTGGAGCTTCTGGAGGAAACATATTCAATTTCTCGTGATGCTTTCCTGTGCTGACTGGACGAGAGAAAGTTAGAGGTTCAGGTTAGAATTTTGATGGGGTTGAGAATGGAGCTTTGGATTTTGATGGAGGGTGTTGAAGAAAAGGTTATGAGAAGTTTGTGGTTTCAGAGTTTCATGGGGGAGAAGAAGATGTTGGTGATGGTGAACGGTGATGAAGCTTTAGAAAATTAAGATAAAGAATAAAAGAAATCCTTGGATGATTAATTAATATCTGTTTTATAAATTAagatttatattataatttaaatgaaaaataaataaaaaaatccacctggcctcattaatcccacGTGGTCATGCCACATGAGCCACCGGAGCTTCGGCGTTGACTCAGAGCTCcagagggaccaaaaccaaacattttgacaaaggttagggactaaaacccacctttactccggcgagggacgaaaaccaagcatttagtaaaggttagggaccaaaaacttatttaagccaagAATTAATTCACATTGAATTTTTCAAATGGTCCCCTCCTCACCACAAAGTAACTTGACATATATATGCTTAAGCTTATCCACTAATGGTTCTTCCATATTATTCTTCTTCTGCTTTAGACTAAATTAAAACAGAACAATATTATTCTATAAGAAAGAGTAAGGGAGCCTCGTCACTCCACGTGTAAAAAGGTGGACCCTTGGTAAAAGAAGTCATGTAAGTAGATGATATAATAGTGAAAAGAAAGTCAAATAAGTTAGAGCAACAAACAATGGCAGGTGTAAAGATAGAACTGGGAGGTAGATAAGCACTTGCAATTTATATAATGGCGAGGAGTAATGATAtttacacacctcattttttaaacacttcattttcacctctttttgtttctatctctctcatcttatcatctatcacatctcatacttcctctctcttactttttcttttcttcctatctctctcttcattccacctcttccacctcaaatgagaggtgtgtaagtaacattattgAATGGCGAGATGTGATAGGGATTAGCATCTCTTATGTCATGTTATAATATCAGGCTATCAGCTGAAATATGGTGTCAATTTCTTTCTTCATATattcttttgtttttatgtttAGACGCATGTTGTATATCGTTATCCGTTCGGGAAACATTTACATGTCTTTTCCAATGTCCtaaaatgatagctcaagtggtaagagctagagacataagggttgagtgAGATGAAAGATaaaaggtccagggttcgaattctgaggatgactaatttactaacattactaacaactaacatttgcctataaaaaaacatgTCTCTTccaataaatatattttcttgAATTTAAACTTGTGTTTGCATCCTTATAAGGATCTAGTTTGCTTACCACTAAACTATCACTTTGTTGGTTCTTTCTTCAAATATTCAGAAAATTCTCACAATTTAATAATTGTTAAcagagaaataaatataaaattttaataatataatagtGTTATGCTAGATCCAGTTAAGTTTGATACCATTAATTTAATACTTGTGAATGGGAATGATgtaataatagtttatttaTCATTAATATTAGGTTCTAATCGTGCCAAGTTGGTTCAAATGGTGTTTTGAAATACAAACCAATCAAACAACCTTGGGCTAGGTTGGTtcaattttcttgttttttaCTTGGACCCTGGGTGGAATTGTTGATTTTTCTGTAACCATCTTCATATGGGTCGATCATAGACTGGAAACTGGACAAGTCCCTCATGTTTGACGATTCACATACAATCTAAGAATGATACAAAGCTAATTCCTCAACATTTGTTATTTCTCAACGTTTATTATTTCTCATCCCTCTTTCCGAAGCACACAAAACCGAAGTTAAACCCAACTCAACCCTGTTGTTCTGTCTTTTAAATATCGGTCCTGTGTCCTACAACTATAATACAAACAGACTCTAAGTTTCTGACAGGAAAAATGTGTTTTAAGGCTCAGAAAGAATGAGTATTTGTCATATTGCCTACTGGACTAATAACATTTTTATTGTCACATTGACAATTCAAGACTTACCAAAGTATTTGCATTAGCTCAATTGCCTCAGCAAAGAACAATAATAACTCATCCATGAGGTATGCTCTACTAAGCTCCGGAAATACTTTATCTGCAATGTAGATCTATTCAAAACTCTTCAGAAGTACCTTGTCTCAGGGCTAAGCCAACACTTGAAGCGGCTACAAGGGTTGGTGGTGGAAACACCTAGGGACATCCAACCATAGATATTTAAACTCTATTCTAGCTCTAGAttctttttcatattttcatagACCATATAAGTAATGCTGGCAGCAGGCACAACTTTGAGTAGATTTGGAAGGATTCCTTTGTAGAAACCTCTAAAGCCTTCGCGCTGAAATGTTTTCCAAAATGCATCAGACATCCCCTTGTAAGCACTGGTATCGTTCGAAGGTTGTGCCTGCAGTCTAAAAAGGATGATAAATGTCAGCAAAGAACATCCATAACATAACAATG
This is a stretch of genomic DNA from Lotus japonicus ecotype B-129 chromosome 1, LjGifu_v1.2. It encodes these proteins:
- the LOC130715997 gene encoding calnexin homolog, which encodes MGERNGFPVASSLLVLFFVFIASSSLQFVRASDDAVDAIFYESFDEDFDGRWIVSNKDEYQGVWKHAKSEGHDDHGLLVSEPAKKYAIVKELDAPVNFKDGVVVLQFETRLQNGLECGGAYIKYLQTQDSGWKAKEFDNESPYSIMFGPDKCGATNKVHFIFRHKNPKTGKYVEHHLKFPPSVPLDKLSHVYTAILKPDNELSILIDGEEKKKANILSSEDFEPSLIPSKTIPDPDDKKPEDWDERAKIPDPDAVKPEDWDEDAPMEIEDEEAEKPEGWLDDEPEEVDDPDATKPEDWDEEEDGEWEAPKIDNPKCEAAPGCGEWKRPTKRNPAYKGKWSAPLIDNPSYKGIWKPQEIPNPEYFELEKPDFEPIAAIGIEIWTMQDGILFDNILIVKDDKIAESYRETTWKPKFTIEKEKQKAEESAETASDGIAGLQKKVFDLLYKIADIPFLSEHRPKIYDLIEKAEKQPNLTIGAIVAIVVVFLTIFFRLIFGGKKPAPKVVEKKKTERPEASTNQASGENDENKEKEDTSNAPRRRTRRDT